A genomic segment from Gracilinanus agilis isolate LMUSP501 chromosome 1, AgileGrace, whole genome shotgun sequence encodes:
- the BARX1 gene encoding homeobox protein BarH-like 1 encodes MQRPMELGAAHYFPAEAFPDHRSHRYRSFMIEEILTDPPDAKSAAPAAAGELLKFGVQALLSARPFHSHLAVLKAEQAAVFKFPLAPLGCSSLGSALLAAGSGLQGGSASPHLPLELHLRGKLESGPAEPGTKAKKGRRSRTVFTELQLMGLEKRFEKQKYLSTPDRIDLAESLGLSQLQVKTWYQNRRMKWKKIVLQGGGLESPTKPKGRPKKNSIPTSEQLTEQERAKEAEKQAENLSSPCEVNQEE; translated from the exons ATGCAGCGCCCCATGGAGCTGGGCGCCGCGCACTACTTCCCGGCCGAAGCCTTCCCGGACCATCGCTCCCACCGCTACCGGAGCTTCATGATCGAAGAGATTCTCACTGACCCTCCAGACGCAAAGAGTGCTGCGCCGGCTGCCGCTGGGGAGCTGCTGAAGTTCGGTGTGCAAGCATTGCTGTCTGCGAGGCCCTTCCACAGCCACCTGG CGGTGCTGAAGGCAGAGCAGGCAGCGGTCTTCAAGTTCCCGTTAGCGCCCCTGGGCTGCTCTAGCCTGGGCTCCGCGCTGCTAGCCGCAGGCTCCGGGCTCCAAGGGGGTTCCGCCTCACCTCACCTCCCTCTGGAGTTGCACCTCCGTGGAAAGCTGGAGTCTGGCCCGGCCGAGCCGGGCACCAAGGCCAAGAAGGGCCGGCGAAGTCGGACGGTCTTCACCGAACTGCAACTTATGGGCTTGGAGAAGCGCTTCGAAAAGCAAAAGTACCTCTCCACGCCAGACAG AATAGACCTCGCTGAATCATTGGGCCTGAGCCAGCTGCAAGTGAAGACTTGGTACCAGAACAGAAGGATGAAGTGGAAGAAAATA GTGTTACAGGGCGGGGGGCTCGAATCTCCCACTAAACCGAAAGGACGCCCCAAGAAGAACTCCATTCCCACCAGCGAACAGCTGACGGAGCAGGAGCGGGCCAAAGAGGCCGAGAAGCAGGCGGAGAATCTAAGCTCGCCTTGTGAAGTCAACCAGGAGGAGTGA